The following proteins are encoded in a genomic region of Methylibium petroleiphilum PM1:
- a CDS encoding pilus assembly protein yields MSANAATALADVPVFAGTTVPGNVALALSVEWPTAVRSAHTTAYVTTDTYLGYFDPNKCYKYQYYATETATQLRHFYPVGDNTAHNCTGTDEWSGNYLNWSSTPTIDPFRWAMTGGYRIIDTTTTTILQKSRDTNQGLAPDKSLTVAATVAQASPLAFTNLHTRIQGQGINMLFASSSAALGGVVVDYNPAVPPVAGVVYRAVMRVKVCDSSATAGTREANCVQYGSNWKPEGLVQKYSNRIRFSAFGYLNHSDFLRDGAVLRAQQKFVGPTQPVPGQPAVTNAAAEWDATTGIFAINPDAADATQTNASFTPSVSITNSGVMNYLNKFGQLNTNNYKSYDPVSELFYTALRYYKNQGNVPEYTAMGTANAATRTAYLDDFPVITNWNDPILYSCQRNFILGIGDIYTHRDKDLPGSTGTTEEPNPKPAAVTGDTTVNAETMTNRAFALQGLGAPNVNNYSGRNNSAGIVGLAYYANTTDIRPTVAGNAATEGKQTVQTYWVDVLEQPFVANNQFYLAAKYGGFTVPNDYDPATRTAALPQEWWSTTGQTVGTQARPDNYYTAGRPDTMVAGLTAAFEKIVADLDAYTTSFSTVDPVLTLTGNASYSASYDAENNSWTGELLANSLSFSSGVPIPTRQWGATEKLKTQLTGTGWSTNRNVVTWDPAGATGVAFRSTSTGAGRVNAAQLALLDTSYVAGDDSVNYLNYLRGDRTNELASTTPGYRTRTELLGDIVGSRVLPVGPPSLSLSDVTNPGYRAFRAARANRPTVVYVGANDGMLHAFNGALSGTDAGREIFAYIPNAAFNGPDGTPNVSGLASLGRTPFNHRFFVNATPVVKDVDFNRTGTGSTPASTASDWRSILVGGLGKGGRSFYAIDVTDPGGINSEADAAARVLWEFTDSRMGYSFGEPMIVKTRKYGWTVIFTSGYNTPDGQGYLFFVNPKTGALLEAVSTGVGTIANDAGLAHANAYVLDFTDGYADAIYAGDLLGNLWRLNVTGTTGSYPAPLRLATLSHPTEGAQPVTSRPLIEVHPTTRQRVVMIGTGRLLDSTDIGSAQMQSFYAITDGNAVAFNTTLPSGVSFPIGRDKLVENTNLLAGYTATAAAPMGWFIDLGKNASNTVAWRLTNDPISFFGTVAFTPSLPGGDSCNPSGISRIYGADFSRGISRLLENSTVVSYIQTTSLITDFKFVKVDGKMTAIRGDEKGELGKNDLNFGLPVGLRRLNWRELPLSN; encoded by the coding sequence TTGAGCGCGAATGCCGCCACGGCTCTGGCAGATGTCCCGGTGTTTGCAGGAACCACGGTCCCAGGCAACGTGGCCTTGGCACTTTCAGTGGAATGGCCGACTGCGGTTCGTTCTGCTCACACGACCGCGTACGTGACGACCGATACGTATCTCGGCTATTTCGACCCGAACAAGTGCTACAAGTACCAGTACTACGCGACCGAGACCGCCACGCAGCTGCGGCACTTCTATCCGGTCGGCGACAACACCGCGCACAACTGCACCGGCACCGACGAATGGAGCGGCAATTACCTGAACTGGTCCTCGACACCGACGATCGACCCGTTTCGCTGGGCAATGACCGGCGGCTACCGGATCATCGACACAACCACAACGACGATCCTCCAAAAGTCGCGTGACACCAATCAGGGCCTGGCACCGGACAAAAGCCTCACGGTGGCGGCCACCGTGGCGCAGGCTTCGCCGCTGGCCTTCACCAACCTCCATACGCGCATTCAAGGCCAGGGCATCAACATGCTGTTCGCCTCGTCGTCGGCGGCGCTTGGCGGTGTCGTGGTCGACTACAACCCGGCTGTCCCACCCGTGGCAGGCGTCGTCTACCGCGCTGTGATGCGGGTGAAAGTCTGCGACTCCTCGGCGACAGCCGGCACACGCGAAGCCAATTGCGTGCAGTACGGCAGCAACTGGAAACCAGAAGGACTGGTTCAGAAATATTCCAACCGTATCCGCTTCAGCGCCTTCGGCTACCTGAACCATAGCGACTTCCTGCGCGACGGCGCGGTGCTGCGCGCTCAGCAGAAGTTCGTCGGCCCGACACAGCCGGTCCCGGGCCAGCCGGCCGTCACGAACGCAGCGGCTGAATGGGACGCGACGACCGGCATCTTTGCGATCAACCCCGATGCGGCCGACGCGACACAGACCAACGCGAGCTTCACGCCGAGCGTGTCGATCACGAACAGCGGGGTGATGAACTACCTGAACAAGTTCGGTCAGCTCAACACCAACAACTACAAGAGCTACGACCCCGTCAGCGAACTGTTCTACACCGCGCTGCGCTACTACAAGAACCAGGGCAACGTTCCGGAGTACACGGCGATGGGTACCGCCAATGCTGCCACGCGGACGGCCTACCTCGACGACTTTCCGGTCATCACCAACTGGAACGACCCCATCCTCTATTCGTGCCAGCGCAACTTCATTCTCGGCATCGGCGACATCTACACCCACCGCGACAAGGATCTCCCCGGCTCCACAGGTACAACGGAAGAGCCGAATCCCAAACCAGCGGCGGTCACGGGCGATACCACGGTGAATGCCGAGACCATGACCAACCGAGCGTTCGCGCTGCAAGGTCTGGGCGCACCGAACGTCAACAACTACAGCGGCCGCAACAACTCGGCCGGCATCGTCGGCCTGGCCTACTACGCCAACACCACCGACATCCGACCCACGGTGGCAGGCAATGCCGCCACCGAGGGCAAGCAGACGGTCCAGACCTACTGGGTCGACGTGCTCGAGCAACCTTTCGTCGCGAACAACCAGTTTTACCTCGCGGCAAAGTACGGTGGCTTCACCGTGCCGAACGACTACGACCCGGCCACCCGCACCGCGGCGCTGCCGCAGGAGTGGTGGTCCACGACCGGCCAGACCGTCGGTACTCAGGCACGGCCCGACAACTACTACACCGCCGGCCGTCCCGACACCATGGTCGCGGGCCTGACGGCAGCCTTCGAGAAGATCGTCGCAGACCTGGACGCCTACACCACCTCGTTCTCCACCGTAGACCCGGTCCTGACCCTCACCGGCAATGCGAGCTACAGCGCCTCGTACGACGCGGAAAACAACAGCTGGACGGGCGAATTGCTGGCGAACTCGCTGTCGTTCAGCTCGGGCGTCCCCATCCCCACACGGCAATGGGGCGCCACCGAGAAGTTGAAGACGCAGCTCACCGGCACGGGCTGGAGCACCAACCGAAATGTGGTGACCTGGGATCCTGCGGGCGCAACCGGCGTGGCATTTCGCTCTACCAGCACCGGCGCCGGAAGAGTCAATGCTGCCCAGCTTGCACTGCTCGACACGAGCTATGTTGCCGGGGACGACAGCGTCAACTATCTGAATTACCTTCGAGGTGATCGGACGAACGAACTGGCCTCGACGACCCCCGGTTACCGAACGCGCACGGAGTTGCTCGGCGACATCGTCGGGTCGCGTGTGTTGCCGGTCGGTCCGCCTTCGCTATCGCTGTCGGACGTCACCAACCCTGGCTATCGAGCATTCAGAGCGGCCCGTGCGAACCGCCCGACCGTCGTTTATGTCGGCGCGAACGACGGCATGCTCCACGCTTTCAATGGCGCACTTTCGGGCACCGATGCCGGGCGTGAGATCTTCGCCTACATCCCGAATGCAGCATTCAATGGCCCGGACGGAACGCCGAATGTGAGCGGTCTGGCCTCGCTAGGCCGCACTCCGTTCAATCATCGCTTCTTCGTGAACGCCACGCCGGTGGTCAAGGACGTGGACTTCAACCGGACCGGGACAGGCAGCACGCCGGCCTCGACGGCGTCCGATTGGCGGTCGATCCTGGTCGGCGGCCTTGGAAAGGGCGGGCGCAGCTTCTACGCGATCGATGTGACCGATCCGGGCGGAATCAACTCCGAAGCAGACGCTGCGGCCCGCGTGCTTTGGGAGTTCACCGATTCACGCATGGGCTATTCGTTCGGCGAACCGATGATCGTGAAGACGCGCAAGTACGGCTGGACGGTGATCTTCACGTCGGGCTACAACACACCCGACGGTCAAGGCTACCTGTTCTTCGTGAATCCTAAGACGGGTGCGCTGCTCGAAGCGGTTTCTACTGGCGTGGGGACGATTGCCAACGATGCGGGCCTGGCGCACGCGAACGCTTACGTGCTCGACTTCACCGATGGCTACGCTGACGCGATCTACGCTGGCGATCTGCTCGGCAATCTCTGGCGGCTGAACGTCACTGGCACGACCGGAAGCTACCCTGCCCCGCTGCGACTTGCCACACTCAGCCACCCCACCGAAGGGGCTCAACCAGTGACTTCGCGGCCTCTGATCGAAGTGCACCCGACGACGCGCCAACGCGTGGTGATGATCGGCACCGGTCGCCTGTTGGACTCGACCGACATCGGGTCCGCCCAGATGCAAAGCTTCTACGCCATCACAGATGGCAATGCGGTCGCCTTCAACACCACGCTTCCGAGCGGCGTCTCGTTCCCGATCGGTCGTGACAAGCTGGTCGAGAACACTAATCTCCTGGCGGGCTACACCGCCACGGCGGCCGCCCCCATGGGATGGTTCATCGATCTCGGCAAGAACGCGAGCAACACGGTGGCATGGCGGCTGACCAATGACCCTATCAGCTTCTTCGGCACCGTCGCCTTCACACCCAGTTTGCCTGGTGGCGACAGCTGCAACCCCTCGGGCATCAGCCGTATCTACGGAGCGGATTTCTCCAGAGGTATCTCTCGATTGCTGGAGAACTCCACGGTTGTCTCGTATATCCAGACGACCAGCCTTATCACCGACTTCAAGTTCGTGAAGGTCGACGGCAAGATGACGGCGATCCGCGGCGACGAGAAGGGTGAGTTGGGCAAGAACGATCTCAATTTCGGTCTCCCTGTCGGATTGAGGCGCTTGAACTGGCGCGAACTCCCGCTGTCGAACTGA
- a CDS encoding HDOD domain-containing protein, which produces MLTHALPDLPAWTRWFSDAPIPVLAATAEELELLERVEATRGDVDAHQLAEPVRQDPLMSLKLLAAVAQLRRRRDGGDNSGPETVTAALVMMGIGPFFNTFNGMAQIEVHLASQPEALAGLQRVMRRAHRAANFSLGFAVHRMDDDAEVLHLAALLHDFAEMLLWCHAPALALEIARRQRADPTLRSDHAQRQLLNIDLLALQQALMHTWALPELLVRIADDNSQAAQPQVQNVVLAIRLARHTEDPVRGWDNPAVPDDLAAIARLLNLSLPATEALVRAIDG; this is translated from the coding sequence ATGCTCACCCACGCCTTGCCCGACCTGCCCGCCTGGACCCGTTGGTTCAGTGACGCGCCGATCCCGGTGCTGGCGGCCACGGCGGAGGAGCTGGAGTTGCTGGAGCGGGTGGAAGCCACCCGCGGTGACGTCGACGCGCACCAGCTCGCCGAGCCGGTGCGGCAGGACCCCTTGATGTCGCTGAAGCTGCTCGCGGCCGTGGCCCAGTTGCGCCGCCGGCGGGACGGCGGCGACAACAGCGGGCCCGAGACGGTCACGGCGGCGCTGGTGATGATGGGGATCGGCCCGTTCTTCAACACATTCAACGGCATGGCGCAGATCGAGGTGCACCTGGCCAGCCAGCCGGAGGCCCTGGCCGGCCTGCAGCGCGTGATGCGGCGTGCGCACCGCGCGGCCAACTTCTCGCTGGGCTTTGCGGTCCACCGCATGGACGACGATGCAGAGGTCCTCCACTTGGCGGCGCTGCTGCATGACTTCGCGGAGATGCTGCTGTGGTGCCACGCGCCGGCTCTGGCGCTCGAGATTGCCCGCCGCCAGCGCGCCGACCCGACGCTGCGCTCAGACCATGCACAACGTCAGCTGCTGAATATCGACCTGCTCGCGCTGCAACAGGCCCTGATGCACACCTGGGCGCTGCCCGAACTGCTGGTACGCATCGCCGACGACAACAGCCAGGCGGCCCAACCCCAGGTGCAGAACGTGGTGCTGGCCATCCGGCTGGCCCGCCACACCGAGGATCCCGTGCGCGGCTGGGACAACCCCGCGGTGCCGGACGATCTGGCCGCGATCGCCCGCCTGCTCAATCTGTCGCTGCCCGCGACCGAAGCCCTGGTGCGCGCGATCGACGGATGA
- a CDS encoding XdhC family protein, with protein sequence MDSLDLQVLTEARRWFAEGRRVWLVTVLETWGSAPRPPGALLALRDDGQVVGSVSGGCVEDDLIDRVRHGERVATPALVNYGVSKEEAARFGLPCGGNLRLLQEPLSSVAWIDELLARTARHELVARRLDLSSGSVTLETASRGEAFSFDGHTLRALFGPRWRLVMIGAGQLTRVLAQMALALDFEVICCDPREEYHLGWDVPGCRFSTAMPDDLVVELALDPHSAVVALTHDPKLDDLALLEALKSPAFYVGALGSRDNTARRKERLALFDLSPGEIDRLHGPVGLHLGARTPAEIAVSILAELIAVRHGVDLAQKKTGSAVPPLRAAELQQA encoded by the coding sequence ATGGACAGTCTCGACCTGCAGGTGTTGACCGAGGCGCGCCGCTGGTTCGCCGAAGGCCGACGCGTCTGGCTGGTCACGGTGCTGGAAACCTGGGGCTCGGCGCCCCGGCCGCCGGGCGCGCTCCTGGCCCTGCGCGACGACGGCCAGGTGGTCGGCTCGGTATCCGGCGGCTGCGTCGAGGACGACCTGATCGACCGCGTGCGGCATGGCGAGCGCGTCGCCACCCCGGCGCTCGTGAATTACGGCGTGAGCAAGGAGGAAGCGGCCCGCTTCGGCCTGCCTTGCGGCGGCAATCTGCGCCTGTTGCAGGAGCCGCTGAGTTCGGTCGCCTGGATCGACGAGCTCCTGGCACGCACCGCGCGCCACGAACTGGTGGCGCGCCGCCTCGACCTGTCCAGCGGCAGCGTGACCCTGGAGACCGCTTCGCGCGGCGAGGCCTTCAGCTTCGACGGCCACACGCTTCGTGCACTGTTCGGTCCCCGCTGGCGCCTGGTGATGATCGGCGCCGGGCAGCTGACGCGCGTCTTGGCGCAGATGGCGCTGGCTCTGGATTTCGAGGTCATCTGCTGCGACCCGCGCGAGGAATACCACCTGGGCTGGGACGTGCCGGGCTGCCGTTTCAGCACGGCGATGCCGGACGATCTGGTCGTCGAATTGGCACTCGACCCGCACAGCGCGGTGGTGGCGCTGACGCACGATCCCAAGCTCGACGACCTGGCGCTGCTCGAGGCGCTGAAGTCGCCCGCCTTCTACGTGGGTGCGCTGGGGTCGCGCGACAACACAGCGCGGCGCAAGGAGCGCCTTGCGCTGTTCGACCTGTCGCCTGGCGAGATCGACCGGTTGCACGGCCCTGTCGGTCTGCACCTGGGCGCCAGGACGCCGGCCGAGATCGCGGTGTCGATCCTGGCCGAGTTGATCGCCGTGCGCCACGGAGTCGACCTGGCGCAGAAGAAGACCGGTTCGGCAGTCCCGCCGCTGCGTGCCGCAGAGTTGCAGCAGGCCTGA
- a CDS encoding ABC transporter ATP-binding protein, translated as MNAADAPPLLSLRELGLRYPNGIVALDRLSFDLRAGETVSVLGPSGCGKSTALRLIAGLERPGSGTVTWAGGSAPELGFVFQEPTLMPWATVADNVWLPLRLQGRTRAAAATTIDAALDRVGLTAAAKAYPHELSGGMKMRASIARALALRPQLLLMDEPFGALDELTRQRLNDDLLAIQAEQGFAMVFVTHSVYESVYLADRVLLMGPAPGRLREEIRIEQRGLRGEAFRTAAHYGEQCVAVSRALRRAVEGVAVGPD; from the coding sequence ATGAACGCTGCTGACGCCCCCCCTTTGCTGAGCCTGCGCGAACTGGGTTTGCGCTACCCCAATGGCATCGTGGCCCTCGACCGCTTGAGCTTCGATCTGCGCGCCGGCGAGACTGTCAGCGTGCTCGGACCTTCGGGCTGCGGCAAGAGCACGGCGCTGCGGCTGATCGCCGGCCTGGAGCGGCCGGGGTCGGGCACCGTGACCTGGGCCGGCGGCAGCGCGCCGGAGCTCGGCTTCGTGTTCCAGGAGCCGACCTTGATGCCATGGGCGACTGTGGCCGACAACGTGTGGCTGCCGTTGCGCCTGCAAGGCCGAACACGGGCCGCGGCGGCCACCACGATCGACGCGGCGCTGGACCGGGTCGGCCTCACGGCGGCGGCGAAGGCCTACCCTCACGAGTTGTCGGGCGGCATGAAGATGCGCGCGTCGATCGCCCGAGCCCTGGCGCTGCGGCCGCAGTTGCTGCTGATGGACGAGCCCTTCGGCGCCCTTGACGAGTTGACGCGCCAGAGGCTGAACGACGATCTGCTGGCGATCCAGGCCGAGCAAGGCTTCGCGATGGTGTTCGTGACGCACAGCGTCTACGAATCGGTCTACCTGGCCGACCGCGTGCTGTTGATGGGCCCCGCTCCCGGCCGCCTCCGCGAAGAAATCCGCATCGAGCAGCGCGGACTGCGCGGCGAGGCCTTCCGGACTGCCGCGCACTACGGCGAACAATGTGTCGCGGTCTCGCGGGCGCTGCGCCGCGCGGTCGAAGGCGTTGCGGTGGGACCCGACTGA
- a CDS encoding methyltransferase domain-containing protein, with the protein MSGPDLNFWQQRFDTGQLPWDRGAPSPQLAAWLGDGSLAPGRIAVPGCGSGHEVVALARGGFSVTAIDYAPGAVRLTQGRLAAAGLAAEVVQADVLTWQPTAPLDAVYEQTCLCALHPDHWVAYAARLHAWLRPGGTLALLAMQALREGAGQGLIEGPPYHVDVNALRALLPGDRWDWPRPPYARVPHPSSTWAELAIVLTRR; encoded by the coding sequence ATGAGCGGTCCCGACCTCAACTTCTGGCAGCAGCGCTTCGACACCGGGCAGTTGCCCTGGGATCGTGGAGCACCGAGTCCGCAGCTTGCCGCCTGGCTGGGCGACGGCAGCCTGGCACCGGGGCGCATTGCGGTGCCCGGCTGCGGCAGCGGACATGAGGTGGTGGCGCTCGCACGCGGCGGCTTTTCGGTCACCGCCATCGACTACGCGCCCGGCGCCGTGCGCCTCACTCAGGGCCGGCTCGCCGCGGCGGGCCTGGCCGCGGAGGTCGTGCAGGCCGATGTGCTGACCTGGCAACCCACAGCGCCGCTGGACGCGGTCTACGAACAGACCTGCCTGTGCGCCTTGCATCCCGACCACTGGGTGGCCTACGCCGCCCGACTGCACGCATGGCTGCGTCCGGGCGGCACGCTGGCCCTGCTGGCGATGCAGGCGCTGCGGGAAGGCGCCGGCCAGGGCCTGATCGAGGGCCCGCCGTATCACGTGGACGTGAACGCGCTGCGGGCGCTGCTGCCGGGCGATCGCTGGGACTGGCCCCGCCCGCCCTACGCTCGCGTTCCGCACCCGTCCAGCACCTGGGCAGAATTGGCCATCGTGCTGACCCGGCGCTGA